Part of the Ficedula albicollis isolate OC2 chromosome 18, FicAlb1.5, whole genome shotgun sequence genome, CCAGATCTGTGGAGGACAAGCTGTGCCAGTCCTGTCACCTGGCACAGTAAGCAGGGTGTCTCTCCTGTCACCTTCCTGTTAGGGCTGACTCAGTCTCCATGCAGGATCTTCTTCTGAGGCAGGAACACTGCCATAGCGTGCCAGGTATGGTagcacagctgctccaagggctgaGGAGATCGAATCAGATCCAGGGGTTTTGCAGTTCTCTCAGTCCTTGCCTGCCTCAGGAGTTTCACAACTGCCCCATTCTCCTCCCACACTTGGAACTTTGCTGCTTGTGAACACCCTGCGAACACCCAGTGCTGGTAGAACAGTCCAAGTTCTGATGAGGTTCAGGGCTGTAACATGTATGGAATGCAGGATTTTGCCAAATGTTTTGGAAGTTGGAGCTCCAGGAATTGTCAGTAAGTGATGCTGTGTCGGCCGAGGTCTTGGCTCAAACCAGAGCttgacagtgctgctgtgcttcctggGGATTTCTGGAACAGCCAGTCATGTGGATGTGATCACTTGGGCAGCTGGTGACACAGCGGCTCTGAGGCTGGCTGAGGTCACTGCAGGCTTGCCAACTTCTCTCCAGTTCCTTGAAGTGTGATGCAGTTGCCCCTGGTGCAAAgggcagctgtcccagctgtcctcACTGTGTCACATTGTGAGATGCCTTTGAGTATTCTTGGAGGGGAGGTGCTGACACCCTCCAGGCACCCCCAGACTGTCAGTGGGCAGGCAgggtgggctgtgctgtgctggccaggGGCTCCCACCGTGTTCTGAGTGTGGCACGTGTGGCCCTGCTGAGGGcttggacagagctgctgggcattTGCTGTGGGCATCAAGGCCACAGCTCTGTTCAGGTGGTCTGTGCTGCTCCAAGGACATTCTGTTGTTTGCACTGGAGGGGGCACTGGGGCACTGGAGGGGTTTGTTGTCTGTGCTGTGCATTGTCCTCACTGCAGGTTTCTGACAGCTCTTATCTCTCCTGAGTGCTCTAAAGTCTCTCTTTCCTGAGTGGTATTTCTGGCCTCTCTTCAGGGTGTTCACACCATCCTTTGGGTTCCAGGGACATGTTCTCAGatgttttttctcccccttcctgTGCAGAGGCAGGTGGAGACCAGTGTCCGCAGTAAGATCCTGTACCTCATCCAGGCCTGGGCTCACGCCTTCCGCAACGAGCCCAAGTACAAGGTGGTGCAGGACACCTACCAGATAATGAAGGTTGAAGGTGAGGACTGTGGCCACAGGTGAGGGAACACCtggtggagcagctctgctctgcaggagccttgGCAGTTTCATGCCTGGTGTGAGCAAAATCTGGACTTGCAGCACTGAACTCTTCCTTGGTTCCCAATACCCAATGAGCCCTTCAGGGTGACTAAATCCTGTTGCAGACATGGGACAGTCCAGTGGTCCCAGGACCAGGGCAGCCTTCTCTGggcttccagcccagccagtgcctcagggctggcagggagacCTGAAAAACAGGAGCTGCAACTCTTCTTGGGGAGACTGGCATCGAGTCATCATGTCCTCTGGGAGGGGTTTGCTGTGGAGCTGTTCCTTCCTCACAGGCTTTTGTTCCTGCTCTCAGGATGGGTCCACATTCCTATTGCTGGCACAGTGTTGGTGGGacattttcccttctgtccCAGGACAGCAGTGTCCACGTCAAGGGCAGGGACAcgctgctgcctctgctttcttctgtgcACCACAAACTCTGCAGGCAGTGGCACAAGCTTGGAGGGTCAGTCCACCAtcctgagctggtgctgccaAACTCTGGCCCTTCGAGAGCTGAAactcacagccctgcctgctcatgTAGTGGACCTTTTATCCCCCTCAGTTCAAAGTACTGAGAAGTAATAAATCTTATCCAGAGGCCTGTGATGTCCCTTGTGGGTGTGTAAGGAAAACAATTGGGGATTGTCCTCAGACCAGGGCTGAGGGGAGTCTGAGGGAGGTCCTGGTCAAGACAAGAGgtggtgctgagctggcacCTACAGCATGAGCTTACAggcacctccctgtgccagaggaTTCCTCTCACAGCAGGGCTCCATTTCTCCTGCAGGTCACGTCTTCCCAGAGTTCAAGGAGAGCGATGCCATGTTCGCTGCAGAGAGGGTGAGCATAGGTggggggagcagctggggctgtggggggcACCCGCTTTCCCATCCCCTTCCTGCCAAACCTGCAGGTCTTGCATCCCTCTGTTTTGTGAGGATTGGAGACcttgctgggagagctgagcaggacagggagtCAGAGCCATCATTCCTCCTGCTCACTGGCCTTGCAGCAGCTTGGCAGGCTGGACgtggcagcagggctttgctgaAGTGATTGCTGTGCAGACACTTCCCTAGCAAATCTTGTACTGCTAGGAAAGCATCGCAGTCTCTGAGGAACACGAGAGGAGATAACTTGTGGGGATTCATATTTCCTGTTGAGCTGCAAGTGCCTCCAATGTCCCCCATGAGACATGAGAGCCCCATTAGCCCTCAGAGCTCCTGAACAGCCCAGTGCCAGTGCACTCCTCCCTCCTTACACGATTTCCCTGACCCCTGCAGGCTCCAGACTGGGTGGATGCAGAGGAGTGCCACAGGTGCCGGGTGCAGTTTGGCGTTGTGACACGGAAGGTGGGTGCTGCTCTTGTGTGGGAgtgtgctggggacaccccatgtttcctgctgctggcagggaaatgGCAGGAGTGTCTGGGTGATGGGGGCTAAGGGAGAAGGAATGTCTTGCCTCCACACTCACATCTCCTCTCCTTCACAGCACCACTGCCGGGCCTGCGGGCAGATCTTCTGTGGAAAATGCTCCTCCAAGTATTCCACCATCCCCAAGTTTGGGATTGAGAAGGAAGTGAGAGTCTGTGAGCCCTGCTATGAGCATCTTAACAAGTCAGTACCCTTTGTGGTGGGTTTCTTTGACTGTGACAGCTGGGACTTTGAGGGGAAAAACATGGTGTGGGGCtagctccctgcagagcacaatGAGGGcttcccaggctgtgcaggctgggctgggccctCTTCCTTCCTGGGagtggggctggctgctggaacATGGTGCAGAGAAGGGAGCACTCAGTCCATACTGTCAcctgtcactgcaggaaaaCTGAGGGTaaagctgctgccacctccGAACTGCCCCCTGAGTACCTGACCAGCCCCCTCTCTCAGCAGTCCCAGGTGCGTGCCTGCCCCATCGTGATCTGGTGATCCTGATCTGTTGATCCCAGTACTGACCACCTTTCTACTTCTAGCTGCCTCCAAAGCGTGATGAGACAGCTCTGcaagaggaagaggagctcCAGCTGGCTATTGCCTTGTCTCAGTCAGAGgctgaggagaaggagagaatgGTTTGTTTGCTGCTGGGATCTGGGAGGGGTACTTGCTGTGCTGGGCCCTAACAGAGCTCTGGCCATATCCTGGTGTGAGCAAGGCACAAAGCCTGTGGAATGAGAGGGTGaaagcagagccaggcacagtCTGTGTTGTGGTTGGTTTGGAGAAGCCTGGACTGTCTCTGAGTtaggaattttctcttttgcagaggcagaaaacaaCCTACTCCATGTACCCTAAGGCTGAGCCCACTCCTGTCACGTCGTCGGCTCCCCCAGTCAGCACCCTCTACTCCCCACCTGTGGTACGtctgtggcagctcctgtgcacGTCCTGGCTGGACACAGGCCTTTTCCTGGGCCCGAGTCTGCCCTGATTGTGTGCAATTTAATCCCCATACTGAGGGAAGAGATTTGCCCCGTTCAACCCCTTGCTCATTCACTGTGTTTTGGGCAAGAAGGTGTGTTCTCAGCCAGGACTTAGGTGTTAAACTGCATTTCTCCATTTGTCTCTTTCCAGAATTCTTCTGCTCCCTTGGCCGAGGACATTGACCCAGAGGTAAGGATCCTGGTCCTGCTAGTCTGCAGCACAGGCTTGCTCCTGCAAGGCAGTggtgctcatcttccttctcttcctggcAGCTGGCTCGGTACCTGAACCGCAACTACTGGGAGAAGAAACAGGAGGAGGTTCGCAAGAGCCCCACACCATCAGcacccctgtccctggcagagccggctgtgcagcctggggaggCCCACCCTGCCCCTCTTGGGGTGGTTGAGGTAAGAGGGGGCCTGGGCCTGCATCTGGCGcctgctgggggcaggaggcACCCAGCCcttgggctctgcaggctggctgctggctcctggcactgggaggtCACAGCTGActggctgccccatccttccttccttccttccagcagcagtACCAGAACGGCGAGTCCGAGGAGAACCACGAGCAGTTCCTGAAGGCGCTGCAGAACGCAGTCACCACGTTCGTCAACCGCATGAAGAGCAACCACATGCGAGGCCGCAGCATCACCAACGACTCCGCCGTGTTGTCCCTCTTCCAGTCCATCAACAACATGCACCcgcagctgctggagctgctcaacCAGCTGGACGAGCGCAGGCGTgcgtggggctgggggagctgggggggtgggcagcagccagggcttcCGCAGTGTCCGGGTTCAGCattcccctggtgcagccccgCTGGAGTGCAGGGGCAGTCCAGGTGCTGTGTCCCACGTTCCTGAGgctgtcccttccctccccagtgTACTATGAAGGGCTGCAGGACAAGCTGGCGCAGATCCGGGATGCGCGCGGGGCCCTGAACGCGCTGCGGGAGGAGCACCAGGAGAAGCTGCGCCGTGCGGCCGAGGAGGCAGAGCGGCAGCGCCAGATCCAGCTGGCACAGAAGCTGGAGATCATGAGGCAGAAGAAGCAGGTGAGGCAGGGAAGCATGGCCAGGGTGTTCCAGGCCTGCCTGCACTGTGGCCCAGCGCAGGGCCGGCTGCCCTGTAGGAGGGGTTGTGTGGGATCGTGGCTCCCGGTCACCACAGCCCTGTTCCACAGGAGTACCTGGAGATGCAGCGCCAGCTGGCCATCCAGcggctgcaggagcaggagaaggagaggcagctgcgcctggagcagcagaagcagacCATCCAGATGAGAGCCCAGATGCCAGCTTTCTCACTGCCTTACGCCCAGGTACAGCTGCTGGGGTAGGCTCCCCCTGCAGGTTCCAGGGACTGCGGCTTTCAGCTGGCTTTCCttctcccaccagctccaggccaTGCCCGCAGCCAGCGGGGTGATGTACCAGCCCTCTGGGCCCACCAGCTTCCCTGGCACCTTCAGCCCAGCTGGCTCTGTGGAGGGCTCTCCCATGCACAGCGTGTACATGAACCAGGCTGCACAGGGGGGAACTGGGCCCTACTCTGCCATGCCCGTCACCGGCACCGGTACGTTGGGCAGCTCAGCCTCAGGGAGAGGGGTGAGCCCAAGGTGGGTGCCCCAacctctgctctctcctcccaGATCCCAGCATGGTGAATGCCTACATGTACCAGCCGGCTGCCAGCAGCGGGCAGGGGCCTCAGCAggggccagcagtgcccaccaCCACCCCTGCATATTCATCCTACCAGCCCACACCCACACAGGGCTACCAGGCGAGTGAGGCAGCGCAGCCTGCAGCcactgggacaggggctgggggctctgtggggctgggcaaTGTACCCAAACTCAGCAGTGGGAtctctgagcaggagggaggatgggctggtTTGTTCTAGATCTCCAGATCTGCTACTCTTGCTGTGAGAAGGGGCTGGAGTTAGATCAGTTCTGGGCTCAAGGGCTTGTCTGGAGATGTgaggcactgctgcctgtgtcacctctcaccagcccctccccacaGACTGCAGCCTCACAGTCACAGAGCATCCCAGCCATCTCCCAGGCACCCCAGTCAGGCACTATGGGCTACATGGGCAACCAGTCTGTCTCCATGGGCTACCAGCCCTACAGCATGCAGGTGAGTGCTCCCTGCTTGGGCATGGGGGAACAAGGCATGGCTGGGCTCCAGCCCATGGAGCCGTGCTTGGGGAggtcagcactgccctgggggtGCTACATGtaccccagcccctctgacaCTCACCCCCTCGTTCCCACAGGGTCTCATGTCTGCCCTGCCAGGCCAGGACACAGCCTTGAGCagcctgccagcccagcagtcctacctgcctgggcagcagcccctCTACCAACAGGTGAGTGCCACCATCCCGGGGGGACGGGACACAGTGGGGCAGGTGTGCTAGCGAAGCCACACACTAACGAGGCTGTTTCCTGTGCTCCAGGTGGCCCCGGCTGGGGggcccccccagcagcagcccccagcagcgCCTGCCCCCGGGCAGCAGCCCCCGGGCAGCGGAGAGGCCCAGCTCATCTCGTTTGACTGATGGCAGCCACGGGGCACAGGGATCGCAGCGTCCCGTGGCTCCAGTGTAACACTACTCTTCATCTGAAATCACTCTGTACTTCGACTCCTCGTCCTGCCCCGCGGccccgtggggggggggggggggggggggggggggggggggggggggggggggggggggggggggggggggggggggggggggggggggggggggggggggggggggggggggggggggggggggggggggggggggggggggggggggggggggggggggggggggggggggggggggggtggggccGTGGGCTCCTGCTGCCGGCTTTGGGGACCAAGGAGCAGGGGTGCAGCCCCCCGTGCCCCCCTGCAGCCCGGGGCAGCCGCCCCCCGGCTCTCACCCACCCTGGGCAGCTGGCGGCCCCGGGCCGGGCGGGCGCTCGCCCTGCCCCTGTCGTTGCCCCGGGGCTCCAGCCCCGCCCGGTCCcggtgccagctctgccccatccccgCTGAGCCCCGCTCCCTGCAGCGCCTCCCGGGCCCGGGGCCGCTCTCCGGGCCGGGCCTGTCCCCGCCTCCCCTCTCGGCGGCGACCGAGCGGGCCGGGCCTGTCCCCGCCTCCCCTCTCGGCGGAGACCGAGCGCTATCGGTGACAATAAAGTGTTGGAACCAGCTGCGGTCTCGTGTGCTGCGCGGGGGGCACGGCGCCTTCCGGGCAAATGGTAGCcaagggctggcagcagctccggGGGGCAGAGCCCTTTACACTTACCCCCGCAGTACTGGCCAGCTTCAGCTCAGGTTGAGCTTTGGCCACAGAAATTTCCTTCCTACAGCGGCTAGAATGTTTCTATGCTGTAGATGCATAGAAATTATTAAGCTTTATGGAGCATTAGAATGAATTACTGCAAttaaggaaagtaaaaaaaattacgAGTCTTTcagactttatttttgtttcttttaatttgcacTCATTATGCTTCAATTTTACCATCAACCATGGCGTACAGTGTAGAAATATAACCACTTCTCCTTCCAAACATTGAGGAGAGGGAAGTAATTTCTGTTCCAGTGTAGAAATATAATTCTCCTTCCAAACATTCCGGAGCGGAAGTAATTTTTGTTCCTTCAggcatgagatttttttctactCTCATTTAGAAAAGATAAATAGCAATGCATTTATTATGATTGACATCCTTTTCTGCGGGCCCGGTTTTGCCTACATCTCCCATGGCGCACCGCTTCGCTGTCGCTCTGTCCCGATTGGCTGCGGGCCGGCGCCGGGCGCGGCGcgggggccgggggggggggggggggggggggggggggggggggggggggggggggggggggggggggggggggggggggggggggggggggggggggggggggggggggggggggggggggggggggggggggggggggggggg contains:
- the HGS gene encoding hepatocyte growth factor-regulated tyrosine kinase substrate, which codes for MIRQGDTQAKYAVNAIKKKVNDKNPHVALYALEVMESVVKNCGQTVHDEVANKQTMEELKEILKRQVETSVRSKILYLIQAWAHAFRNEPKYKVVQDTYQIMKVEGHVFPEFKESDAMFAAERAPDWVDAEECHRCRVQFGVVTRKHHCRACGQIFCGKCSSKYSTIPKFGIEKEVRVCEPCYEHLNKKTEGKAAATSELPPEYLTSPLSQQSQLPPKRDETALQEEEELQLAIALSQSEAEEKERMRQKTTYSMYPKAEPTPVTSSAPPVSTLYSPPVNSSAPLAEDIDPELARYLNRNYWEKKQEEVRKSPTPSAPLSLAEPAVQPGEAHPAPLGVVEQQYQNGESEENHEQFLKALQNAVTTFVNRMKSNHMRGRSITNDSAVLSLFQSINNMHPQLLELLNQLDERRLYYEGLQDKLAQIRDARGALNALREEHQEKLRRAAEEAERQRQIQLAQKLEIMRQKKQEYLEMQRQLAIQRLQEQEKERQLRLEQQKQTIQMRAQMPAFSLPYAQLQAMPAASGVMYQPSGPTSFPGTFSPAGSVEGSPMHSVYMNQAAQGGTGPYSAMPVTGTDPSMVNAYMYQPAASSGQGPQQGPAVPTTTPAYSSYQPTPTQGYQTAASQSQSIPAISQAPQSGTMGYMGNQSVSMGYQPYSMQGLMSALPGQDTALSSLPAQQSYLPGQQPLYQQVAPAGGPPQQQPPAAPAPGQQPPGSGEAQLISFD